The DNA window CCGCACCAGGACGTCGAACCGCTTGCCCGGCACCAGCCGGCCGACCCCGCCCACCACGAAGGCCCGCTCCGGCAGCCCGGTCCGGGCCCGGGTGGAGCGCCGTACGCCCTCGTCGAAGCGGAAGCGGATCGACTCGATCCCGTTGGGTACGACGTGCACCCGCGCGGCCGGCACCCCCCACCCTTCCAGCCGGGCGGCCACGGTGTCCGAGACGGCCACGGTCGCGGACCCCAGGCGCTCGCTGGCCAGGTACAGGGCGCGCACCCCGCCCGACAGCGGCCGGCCCTCGATCTCGTCCTCGCCGAGGGAGTGCTCGGTGGCCACGGTCGCCCCGGCGCCGGCGATCCGGGCCGCGAGGCGCCCGTACACGCAGGCCCGGTACAGGTGGGTGTGCACGAGGTCGTACTCGCCGCGCCGGATGAACTTCACCAGCCGCGGCAGCGCCCCCAGGTCCCGGTTGCCCCGCATGCCCAGGTGCACGACCCGCACCCCGTCGGACCGCAGCCCCTCGGCGACCGGCCCGGGGTTGGTCAGCGTCAGGACGTCGCAGTGCATCGGCATGTGCCGCAGCAGCAGCCGCAGCTGCTGCTCGGCGCCGCCGACCCCGAGCCCGGTGATGATGTGCAGGGCCTTCACGGGAGGACCACCCGCCGCAGCTCGCGGACCTGGTGGCGCACCTGCTTGACGCGCAGCCGCGCGCCCGCGTCGGCCTGGCTGACGTGCGTACGGGGCAGGGCGTGCGGGCCGGCCAGCCGGCCGGGGTCGATGGCGCAGGCGTAGCCGTACCCGGCGGCCCGGGTGGCGGCGACGACCCGGGCGTCGAGGTGCCCGTACGGGTAGCAGAACCCCTCGGGCAGGGTTCCGGTCAGCTCGCGCAGCAGGTCGCGGCTGCCCCGCAGCTCCTGCTGGAGCACGTCGTCGCCGGCCGCGGTGAGGTCCTGGTGCAGCAGCCCGTGCGAGCCGATCTCCTGTCCGGCCGCCGCGACCTCGCGGATGCCCTCGGCGGTGAGCAGGGACTTGCGCGGCCCGAGCGGGTCCCACACGTTGTCCACGCCCAGCCGCCCGGGCAGCACGAACAGGGTGGCGGTGCAGTCGTGGCGGCCCAGCAGCGGGAGCGCGTGGGTCAGGAAGTCGGTGTAGCCGTCGTCGAAGGTCAGCCCGACCAGTCCGGCCGCGCGGCCGGCGGCACGGGCCCGGAGCAGTTCGCCGACCGACACCCCGCGCAGCCCGCGGGAGCGCAGCCACAGCAGCTGGGCCTCCAGGGCGCGGGGGGTGACGGTGATCCCGTACGGGTCCTCCGCGGGGTCGGTGAACTCGGCGACGGAGTGGTACATCAGGACCCACGGCGATGCGGTCCGGCGGGCGGGGACCACCACGGCGGCGGCCGCCGTGTCGGTGTCAGCGGACATTGCGGAACCTCTGCGTGAACTGGGAGGTGAACCGGTCGATCTGACCGGGCAGGGCGGTGACTTCGAGGGCGCGTATGGCGGTGCCGGTGGCCCCGAACATGGCCGGGACCAGCAGGCAGCCGAGGGCGGCGCTGAGCAGCGGGTCGGGAATCATGGGCCCGGCGATCCAGCCCGTGGCGCAGGCGGCGGCCGCGGACACCGCGAGCCGCCCGATGCTGACGGCGACCCGGCCGCGCTGGATGGGGACGATCCGG is part of the Streptomyces subrutilus genome and encodes:
- a CDS encoding glycosyltransferase → MKALHIITGLGVGGAEQQLRLLLRHMPMHCDVLTLTNPGPVAEGLRSDGVRVVHLGMRGNRDLGALPRLVKFIRRGEYDLVHTHLYRACVYGRLAARIAGAGATVATEHSLGEDEIEGRPLSGGVRALYLASERLGSATVAVSDTVAARLEGWGVPAARVHVVPNGIESIRFRFDEGVRRSTRARTGLPERAFVVGGVGRLVPGKRFDVLVRAVAALPGAHLLLAGDGPERAALRLLAAELGAQGRIHLLGERDPLGDSADGRTPGIPALLAAMDVFVSPSREEAFGLAVVEALAAGLPVLHVTCPAIDDLPAAQAPGARRIGTGTDELIAALRGHMEAGVRRLPPPPVVRRYDIARSARQLLDVYDLALSAAPGTAAPPSPVPRAGTVPLPQAQPPEPSASNTDGAERARR
- a CDS encoding polysaccharide deacetylase family protein, yielding MSADTDTAAAAVVVPARRTASPWVLMYHSVAEFTDPAEDPYGITVTPRALEAQLLWLRSRGLRGVSVGELLRARAAGRAAGLVGLTFDDGYTDFLTHALPLLGRHDCTATLFVLPGRLGVDNVWDPLGPRKSLLTAEGIREVAAAGQEIGSHGLLHQDLTAAGDDVLQQELRGSRDLLRELTGTLPEGFCYPYGHLDARVVAATRAAGYGYACAIDPGRLAGPHALPRTHVSQADAGARLRVKQVRHQVRELRRVVLP